One genomic region from Portunus trituberculatus isolate SZX2019 chromosome 3, ASM1759143v1, whole genome shotgun sequence encodes:
- the LOC123510399 gene encoding troponin I-like isoform X16 — translation MSSDEEEYSSEEESSEEEEEDPAAKAKAAEVLARQKALEEAKRKQDEINKRKAEVRKRLEEQSAKKSKKGFMTPERKKKLRLLLRKKAAEELKKEQERKAAERRKIIDQRCGQPKNLDGANEAELEKLCRDFHSRIERLEGDKWDLEHQIKMKDYQINELNIQVNDLRGKFIKPTLKKVSKYENKFAKLQKKAAEFNFRNQLKTVKKKEFELEDDKEKDKKPGWAAGGPGVAKKEGEEGAHPAEGEAVAEEA, via the exons atgtcttCTGACGAGGAGGAATACAG CAGTGAGGAGGAGtctagcgaggaggaggaggaggacccagCGGCA AAGGCCAAGGCGGCTGAGGTACTGGCCAGACAAAAGGCTTTGGAA GAAGCCAAGAGGAAGCAGGATGAGATCAACAAGAGGAAGGCCGAGGTGCGCAAGCGCCTTGAGGAGCAGAGCGCGAAGAAGTCCAAGAAGGGTTTCATGACCCCAGAGCGTAAGAAGAAGCTCAGG ctcCTCTTGCGTAAGAAGGCCGCTGAAGAActgaagaaggaacaggagaggaaagccgCTGAGAGGCGCAAGATCATTGACCAGCGCTGTGGCCAGCCCAAGAACCTCGATGGTGCTAACGAGG CTGAGCTTGAAAAACTGTGTAGAGATTTCCATAGTCGCATAGAGCGGCTTGAGGGGGACAAGTGGGATCTGGAGCACCAGATCAAAATGAAGGACTATCAG ATCAACGAACTCAACATTCAGGTCAACGATCTTCGCGGCAAATT CATCAAGCCCACCCTGAAGAAGGTCTCCAAGTACGAGAATAAGTTCGCCAAGCTGCAGAAGAAGGCCGCTGAGTTCAACTTCAGGAACCAGCTCAAGACTGTCAAGAAGAAGGAGTTTGAGCTTGAGGACGACAAGGAGAAG GACAAAAAGCCTGGCTGGGCGGCTGGCGGTCCTGGAGTCGCCAAGAAG